One genomic region from Cinclus cinclus chromosome 36, bCinCin1.1, whole genome shotgun sequence encodes:
- the ETFB gene encoding LOW QUALITY PROTEIN: electron transfer flavoprotein subunit beta (The sequence of the model RefSeq protein was modified relative to this genomic sequence to represent the inferred CDS: deleted 1 base in 1 codon), giving the protein MAALRVLVGVKRVIDFAVKVRVAPGGGGVQTQGVKHALNPFCEIALEEAVRLREAGKAQEVIVASLGSKASQETLRTALAVGADRALLAEVGEGVATGPREVATALAALVGRLQPHLVLLGKQAIDDDCNQTGQLLAAMLDWPQGTFASRVELEDGAVRVQREVDGGLETLRLRLPAVLTADLRLNEPRYATLPNIMKAKKKPLEVIPAADLGVSGGSPRLKVLQVQEPPARAGGEKVESVEALVEKLRQSGRI; this is encoded by the exons ATGGCGGCGCTGCGCGTGCTCGTGGGGGTGAAGCGCGTCATTGACTTCGCCGTCAAG GTGCGCGTGGCGCCAGGTGGGGGCGGGGTGCAGACGCAGGGGGTGAAGCACGCGCTGAACCCGTTCTGCGAGATCGCCCTGGAGGAGGCCGTGAGGCTGCGC GAGGCCGGGAAGGCCCAGGAGGTGATCGTGGCATCGCTGGGCAGCAAGGCCAGCCAG GAGACGCTCCGCACCGCGCTGGCCGTCGGCGCCGACCGGGCGCTGCTGGCCgaggtgggggagggggtggcCACCGGGCCCCGCGAGGTGGCCACGGCTCTGGCCGCGCTCGTGGGGCGGCTGCAGCCTcacctggtgctgctgggcaaGCAG GCCATCGACGACGATTGCAACCAGACCGGGCAGCTCCTGGCCGCCATGTTGGACTGGCCGCAG GGGACGTTCGCCTCGCGGGTGGAGCTGGAGGACGGGGCCGTGCGTGTCCAGCGGGAGGTGGACGGGGGTCTGGAGACGCTGCGGCTGCGCCTGCCCGCAGTGCTGACCGCTGACCTGCGGCTCAACGAGCCCCGCTACGCCACGCTGCCCAACATCATG AAAGCCAAGAAGAAGCCCCTGGAGGTGATTCCGGCAGCGGATTTGGGGGTCTCGGGGGGGTCCCCCCGCCTGaaggtgctgcaggtgcaggaGCCGCCGGCCAGGGCAGGTGGGGAGAAGGTGGAGAGCGTTGAGGCCCTGGTGGAGAAACTTAGGCAAAGCGGTCGCATCTGA